In Pyxidicoccus trucidator, a genomic segment contains:
- a CDS encoding heavy metal-responsive transcriptional regulator encodes MSTRDSRKRPDPAATLRISDLARAAGVGIPTLRFYERKKLLPAPQRTEGGYRAYEPRHVTRVRFIRRAQELGFSLKEVGALLAVSDRKVPSSTEVEHFAAAKLQAIDERVRDLQRMKRAILKLLAEGVCDTEAECPVLASLGGTPELAPSRRARA; translated from the coding sequence ATGAGCACGCGCGACTCGCGGAAGCGACCTGACCCCGCCGCCACCCTCCGCATCAGCGACCTGGCCCGAGCGGCTGGCGTCGGCATTCCGACCCTGCGCTTCTACGAGCGCAAGAAGCTGCTCCCCGCCCCCCAGCGGACGGAGGGCGGCTACCGCGCCTACGAGCCGCGCCACGTGACGCGCGTGCGCTTCATCCGCCGGGCCCAGGAGCTGGGCTTCTCGCTGAAAGAGGTAGGGGCGCTGCTGGCCGTCTCGGACCGGAAGGTGCCCTCCTCCACCGAGGTGGAGCACTTCGCGGCAGCCAAGCTCCAAGCCATCGACGAGCGGGTGAGGGACCTGCAGCGCATGAAGCGCGCCATCCTCAAGCTGCTGGCGGAGGGCGTCTGCGACACAGAGGCCGAGTGTCCCGTCCTGGCCTCCCTGGGCGGCACTCCGGAGCTCGCCCCATCCCGACGAGCGAGGGCCTGA
- a CDS encoding TonB-dependent receptor domain-containing protein, producing MTSSPPFALFLLFLSAVPLVAGAQAPPSATSEPRAVEVDVQATDAGTVISSDDASRLGLDSDGGGVSLQPPTLVADSPAAWPQGLEGAAAEVRLELLVDEQGAVTEVKVLEAAGREPLTEAAVRAAPGLRFSPATLGGQPVSVRLPFVYRFEPPAQVALAQAWLRGEVRARGTRRPLADAALFVDGSAEPSALVDARGRFELELPAGAHRVEVRAPGHRPATFDETLVASQSIEVVYRLHPGAVNPYETVVRDDRPRTEVTRITLHEQELREVPGTQGDPFRVVMLMPGVASVASGLGYPVVRGGQPAATGYFLDGVRVPMLYHLLLGPAVIHPDFIDTIDFYPGAPPVQYGRLLGGAVEGRLSRPREDRLHVTAYTDLINAGGFIEVPFEKTGTSVTVAGRYSYTGLLIPLAYAIFNDEEDNPLHASFWDYQLRVEQQVGEGSLRLFALGSSDDVGESSGNYEGGLGGTLVSRFHRVDLRGTHPLAGGEGELGLTVGLDQVGLVGERTLEVRPGEGLEPVRVGEYGLDQLSFSARAGWTRRLSDAVEVRLGGDVEHRRVATVIDGSARPPGWRPTDDAHPLKQPSSLATLSGAFASVTWRPSERWVVVPGVRVDSYHLVPGISHVAVEPRLSLRHQLTESLVLKGGAGLFHQPPTILLHLPAVDAAGLRYGLQEGAQLDVGAEWKAAEGLELSADAFYNPLARTVEFDVKQVLENRQRRGLLREDPVASGYAYGLDLMARHPLGRNWFGWVTYSFIQSKRHKRFARYADDTSVLEMAEGELAFAFEQAHVFNAALSYKFGNNWTLGTVLHFNTGRPESGEISSVTQREARSSDNYNVWVREDADRVERLAPFFRVDFRASKSWAFEDFTLDAYLDVLNLSLQQEVFAYEYTRRAGKLKREAMGLPVIVPLLGMKGSY from the coding sequence ATGACCTCCTCTCCCCCATTCGCGCTGTTCCTGCTCTTCCTTTCCGCGGTCCCCCTCGTCGCGGGGGCCCAGGCTCCGCCCTCCGCCACCAGTGAGCCCCGCGCGGTGGAGGTGGACGTCCAGGCCACCGACGCCGGCACCGTCATCTCCTCCGATGATGCCTCGCGCCTGGGCCTGGACTCCGATGGTGGCGGGGTGTCGCTGCAACCGCCCACGCTCGTGGCGGACTCCCCCGCCGCGTGGCCCCAGGGGCTGGAGGGTGCCGCCGCCGAGGTGCGGCTGGAGCTGCTCGTGGATGAGCAGGGCGCCGTCACCGAGGTGAAGGTGCTGGAGGCCGCCGGGCGCGAGCCTCTTACCGAGGCCGCGGTGAGGGCCGCCCCGGGCCTGCGCTTCTCTCCAGCGACGCTGGGCGGCCAGCCGGTGTCGGTGCGCCTGCCCTTCGTCTACCGCTTCGAGCCTCCCGCCCAGGTGGCCCTCGCCCAGGCCTGGCTCCGGGGCGAGGTGCGCGCCCGGGGCACTCGCCGCCCGCTGGCCGACGCCGCCCTCTTCGTCGATGGGAGCGCGGAGCCGTCCGCGCTCGTGGACGCACGGGGCCGCTTCGAGCTGGAGCTGCCTGCCGGGGCCCACCGGGTCGAGGTGCGCGCTCCGGGCCACCGGCCCGCCACCTTCGACGAGACGCTCGTCGCGAGCCAGTCCATCGAAGTCGTGTACCGGCTCCACCCCGGCGCGGTGAACCCGTACGAGACGGTGGTTCGCGACGACCGCCCCCGCACCGAGGTGACGCGCATCACCCTGCACGAGCAGGAGCTTCGCGAGGTGCCCGGCACGCAGGGAGACCCCTTCCGCGTCGTGATGCTGATGCCCGGCGTGGCCAGCGTCGCCTCCGGCCTGGGCTATCCGGTGGTGCGTGGCGGCCAGCCCGCGGCGACGGGCTACTTCCTGGACGGAGTGCGCGTCCCCATGCTGTACCACCTGCTGCTCGGGCCGGCCGTCATCCACCCGGACTTCATCGACACCATCGACTTCTATCCGGGCGCCCCGCCGGTGCAGTACGGGCGGCTGCTGGGCGGCGCGGTGGAGGGCCGGCTGTCACGGCCTCGCGAGGACCGGCTGCACGTCACCGCCTACACGGACCTCATCAACGCCGGGGGCTTCATCGAGGTCCCCTTCGAGAAGACGGGCACCTCCGTCACCGTGGCCGGCCGCTACAGCTACACGGGGCTGCTGATTCCCCTGGCCTACGCCATCTTCAATGACGAGGAGGACAACCCCCTCCATGCCTCGTTCTGGGACTACCAGCTGCGCGTGGAGCAGCAGGTGGGCGAGGGCAGCCTGCGCCTGTTCGCGCTGGGCAGCTCGGATGACGTGGGCGAGAGCTCCGGCAACTACGAGGGCGGCCTGGGCGGCACGCTCGTCTCCCGCTTCCACCGCGTGGACCTGCGCGGCACCCACCCGCTGGCGGGCGGGGAGGGGGAGCTGGGGCTCACCGTGGGCCTGGACCAGGTGGGCCTGGTGGGTGAGCGCACGCTGGAAGTCCGCCCGGGCGAGGGACTCGAGCCGGTGAGAGTGGGGGAGTACGGCCTGGACCAGCTCAGCTTCTCCGCTCGCGCGGGCTGGACGCGGCGACTGTCGGACGCGGTGGAGGTGCGGCTCGGCGGCGACGTGGAGCACCGGCGCGTGGCCACCGTCATCGACGGCTCGGCGCGGCCTCCGGGCTGGCGGCCCACGGACGACGCGCACCCGCTGAAGCAGCCCTCGTCGCTGGCCACGCTCTCCGGCGCGTTTGCCTCCGTGACGTGGCGGCCCTCGGAGCGGTGGGTGGTGGTGCCGGGCGTGCGCGTGGACTCGTACCACCTGGTGCCCGGAATCTCCCACGTCGCCGTGGAGCCGCGCCTCAGCCTGCGCCACCAGCTCACGGAGTCGCTCGTTCTCAAGGGAGGCGCGGGCCTCTTCCACCAGCCGCCCACCATCCTGCTCCACCTGCCCGCGGTGGACGCGGCCGGCCTGCGCTACGGCCTGCAGGAAGGCGCGCAGCTCGACGTGGGCGCCGAGTGGAAGGCGGCCGAGGGGCTGGAGCTGAGCGCGGACGCCTTCTACAACCCGCTGGCGCGCACGGTGGAGTTCGACGTGAAGCAGGTGCTGGAGAACCGGCAGCGCCGGGGACTGCTCCGGGAGGACCCGGTGGCAAGCGGCTACGCGTACGGCCTCGATTTGATGGCGCGCCACCCGCTGGGCCGCAACTGGTTCGGCTGGGTCACCTACAGCTTCATCCAGAGCAAGCGGCACAAGCGCTTCGCGCGCTACGCGGACGACACCTCCGTCCTGGAGATGGCCGAGGGCGAGCTGGCCTTCGCCTTCGAGCAGGCGCACGTCTTCAACGCCGCGCTCAGCTACAAGTTCGGCAACAACTGGACGCTGGGCACGGTGCTGCACTTCAACACCGGCCGGCCAGAGTCCGGGGAAATCTCCTCGGTGACGCAGCGCGAGGCGCGCTCCTCGGACAACTACAACGTCTGGGTGCGCGAGGACGCGGACCGGGTGGAGCGGCTCGCGCCGTTCTTCCGCGTGGACTTCCGCGCGTCGAAGTCCTGGGCCTTCGAGGACTTCACGCTGGACGCGTACCTGGACGTCCTCAACCTCTCCCTGCAGCAGGAGGTGTTCGCCTACGAGTACACGCGGCGCGCCGGCAAGCTGAAGCGCGAGGCCATGGGTCTGCCCGTCATCGTTCCACTGCTCGGTATGAAGGGGAGCTACTGA
- a CDS encoding discoidin domain-containing protein, whose protein sequence is MRHPLQALALCALVTTGCDRLQDDPIFVYGLAEQRDGAPLAGVTLSYERTLSKDRPSSTGGGAAPFPEPDFTPHGTATTEASGDYFLEIRFGDVQVPDPSYPNATFPYRFRVSRLDEDGSGTFVSFEFYDDVELPKLRPWDARLSVEPGAGGHVVSFAPPPPAPEVPITGEVANTSTPEQEVVPSPASAPEAVLRVSSGGQTLFRGWGATSPWIASPYVLEDFASPEVQLRALSVGEWWFFPLGAAHSYLTFRQEWRTPVLPLPVGNLRPVSRGVPCEPAPEGPCPWTDGRLEQVPVRFTTPQQQWLNLTLPEPTRLRHAVVRGMEGSNGGYFRLEGSLDGEQWELLALSPLGLPERDIVGDRRNLAEKTQWDSPFDGRLYQHDNAHFGESPLADVGPVRYVRLTGTSFANNNNGVGRHISSLAEVSLFE, encoded by the coding sequence ATGCGTCATCCACTCCAGGCCCTGGCGTTGTGTGCCCTCGTCACCACCGGGTGTGACCGGCTGCAGGACGACCCCATCTTCGTCTATGGCCTCGCCGAGCAGCGCGACGGTGCGCCCCTGGCCGGCGTGACGCTGTCCTACGAGCGCACGCTGTCGAAGGACCGTCCGAGCTCGACCGGCGGCGGGGCGGCGCCCTTCCCCGAGCCCGACTTCACCCCCCACGGGACGGCCACCACCGAGGCCAGCGGGGACTACTTCCTGGAGATTCGCTTCGGCGACGTGCAGGTGCCGGACCCGTCCTACCCCAACGCCACCTTCCCCTACCGCTTCCGCGTCTCCCGGCTGGATGAGGATGGCAGCGGCACCTTCGTGTCCTTCGAGTTCTACGACGACGTGGAATTGCCGAAGCTGCGGCCCTGGGACGCCCGGCTGTCGGTGGAGCCGGGGGCCGGAGGCCACGTCGTGTCCTTCGCGCCGCCTCCTCCCGCACCGGAGGTCCCCATCACCGGCGAAGTGGCCAACACCTCCACGCCGGAGCAGGAGGTGGTGCCCTCCCCGGCGTCGGCGCCCGAGGCGGTGCTGCGCGTCAGCAGCGGCGGACAGACGCTGTTTCGCGGGTGGGGCGCCACCTCTCCCTGGATTGCGAGCCCGTATGTGCTGGAGGACTTCGCCAGCCCGGAGGTGCAGCTTCGCGCGCTGTCCGTGGGGGAGTGGTGGTTCTTCCCGCTGGGGGCCGCCCACTCCTACCTGACGTTCCGCCAGGAGTGGCGCACGCCGGTGCTCCCGCTGCCCGTCGGCAACCTCCGGCCCGTCAGCCGGGGCGTGCCGTGCGAGCCCGCGCCGGAGGGCCCCTGCCCGTGGACGGACGGACGCCTGGAGCAGGTGCCGGTCCGCTTCACCACGCCTCAGCAACAGTGGCTCAACCTCACGCTGCCCGAGCCCACTCGGCTGCGGCATGCCGTGGTTCGTGGGATGGAGGGCTCGAACGGCGGCTACTTCCGGCTCGAGGGGAGCCTGGACGGTGAGCAGTGGGAGCTCCTGGCCTTGTCCCCCCTGGGGCTGCCCGAGCGCGACATCGTCGGCGACCGAAGGAACCTCGCCGAGAAGACCCAATGGGACAGCCCCTTCGACGGACGTCTCTACCAGCACGACAATGCCCACTTCGGGGAGTCGCCCCTGGCGGACGTGGGGCCGGTCCGCTACGTGCGGCTCACCGGGACGTCGTTCGCCAACAACAACAACGGGGTGGGGAGACACATCTCCTCGTTGGCCGAGGTGTCCCTGTTCGAGTAG
- a CDS encoding abortive infection system antitoxin AbiGi family protein — translation MSDFVVHFTKPGAPYHDSYQNMMSILGSRTLIPGAEGFGLTRKEATVSDRHRSVCFSEIPLDQLGRLVQRRSLYGIAFSKSYILSQGGGPVWYVQYGSPAHLALKHQVQQALSAREPQREPIWSMTPFVDIQGDTHNAPYSYRFDWEREWRVPGLLRFTEYDVAALFLPEELHPTARGFFEWAVKEKAGPGYFCPCLDPLWKADQIAEALAKHAEDSGRLKTA, via the coding sequence ATGTCTGACTTCGTGGTGCACTTCACGAAGCCGGGAGCGCCCTACCATGACTCCTACCAGAACATGATGAGCATCCTGGGCTCGCGGACGCTCATCCCCGGCGCGGAGGGCTTCGGCCTCACGCGCAAGGAGGCGACCGTCTCGGACCGCCACCGCTCGGTGTGCTTCAGCGAGATTCCGTTGGACCAGCTCGGCCGGCTCGTCCAGCGCCGCAGCCTGTACGGCATCGCCTTCAGCAAGAGCTACATCCTCTCCCAGGGCGGCGGCCCCGTCTGGTACGTCCAGTACGGCTCGCCCGCGCACCTCGCGCTGAAGCACCAGGTGCAGCAGGCGCTGTCGGCGAGGGAGCCCCAGCGCGAGCCCATCTGGTCCATGACGCCCTTCGTGGACATCCAGGGCGACACGCACAACGCGCCCTACAGCTACCGCTTCGACTGGGAGCGCGAGTGGCGCGTGCCGGGGCTGCTGCGCTTCACTGAATACGACGTCGCCGCCCTCTTCCTCCCCGAGGAATTGCACCCCACCGCCCGCGGCTTCTTCGAGTGGGCCGTGAAGGAGAAGGCGGGCCCCGGCTACTTCTGCCCCTGCCTGGACCCGCTGTGGAAGGCGGACCAGATTGCCGAGGCGCTGGCGAAGCACGCCGAGGACTCGGGGCGCCTCAAGACGGCATAG
- a CDS encoding ArsR/SmtB family transcription factor, with translation MATPAFQLPDLACAEHRAKVFKALSDPCRIRVVEMLAERGDMCGIELAQALGVSGALLSHHGKVLEAAGIISKRKDGPHAYCVLNRELLTKAFRGLVD, from the coding sequence GTGGCGACTCCTGCTTTCCAGCTCCCCGACCTGGCGTGTGCCGAGCACCGGGCCAAGGTCTTCAAGGCGCTCTCGGACCCGTGCCGCATCCGCGTGGTCGAGATGCTGGCCGAGCGCGGGGACATGTGCGGCATCGAGCTGGCCCAGGCGCTGGGCGTGAGTGGTGCGCTCCTGTCCCACCACGGGAAGGTCCTGGAGGCCGCCGGCATCATCTCCAAGCGGAAGGACGGCCCGCACGCCTACTGCGTCCTGAACCGCGAGCTCCTCACCAAGGCCTTTCGCGGCCTGGTGGATTGA
- a CDS encoding alkene reductase has translation MSQQALFTPVTLGSLKLPHRAVMAPMTRNRAAEGQVPTPLMAEHYAQRASAALIITEATQFSLQGYGYPNTPGIHTDAQVEGWRRVTDAVHARGGHIYLQMWHVGRISHPVMQPGGALPVAPSAIAAQGTLYTSEGPKAFVTPRALELSELPGIVRGFAEGARRAKEAGFDGVEVHGANGYLLDQFLRDGSNHRTDAYGGSVENRARLLLEVTEAVAGVLGADKVGVRLSPTNPFNSMSDSDPARTFGYAVGALDKLGLAYLHLMAPVADPETPRLLPLFRQGFRGPLMVNGGHSLQSANAVIQDRLADLVSFGAPFLANPDLPSRLLKGAPLNTPDPATFYGGDARGYTDYPALGA, from the coding sequence ATGTCGCAGCAGGCTCTCTTCACCCCTGTCACCCTCGGCTCCCTGAAGCTTCCCCACCGCGCCGTCATGGCGCCGATGACGCGGAACCGCGCGGCGGAGGGTCAGGTGCCCACGCCGCTGATGGCCGAGCACTACGCGCAGCGGGCCTCGGCGGCGCTCATCATCACCGAGGCCACCCAGTTCTCGCTCCAGGGCTATGGCTACCCGAACACGCCGGGCATCCACACCGACGCGCAGGTAGAGGGCTGGCGCCGCGTCACCGACGCCGTCCATGCGCGCGGCGGGCACATCTATCTGCAGATGTGGCACGTGGGGCGAATCTCACATCCGGTGATGCAGCCGGGCGGAGCGCTGCCGGTGGCGCCGTCGGCCATCGCCGCCCAGGGGACGCTCTACACCTCGGAGGGCCCGAAGGCCTTTGTCACGCCGCGCGCGCTGGAGCTGAGCGAGCTTCCGGGCATCGTCCGCGGGTTCGCCGAGGGCGCGCGCCGGGCGAAGGAGGCCGGCTTCGACGGCGTGGAGGTGCATGGCGCCAACGGCTACCTCCTCGACCAGTTCCTGCGGGACGGCAGCAACCACCGCACGGACGCGTACGGCGGCAGCGTGGAGAACCGCGCGCGCTTGCTGCTGGAGGTGACGGAGGCCGTCGCCGGGGTGCTGGGCGCTGACAAGGTGGGCGTGCGGCTGTCGCCCACGAATCCGTTCAACAGCATGTCGGACTCGGACCCGGCGCGGACCTTCGGCTACGCGGTGGGCGCGCTCGACAAGCTGGGGCTGGCGTACCTGCACCTGATGGCGCCGGTGGCAGACCCCGAGACGCCCCGCCTGCTGCCGCTGTTCCGCCAGGGCTTCCGCGGGCCGCTGATGGTGAATGGCGGCCACTCGCTCCAGAGCGCCAACGCCGTCATCCAGGACCGGCTGGCGGACCTGGTGTCCTTCGGCGCGCCTTTCCTGGCCAACCCTGACCTGCCCTCGCGGCTGCTGAAGGGGGCGCCGCTCAACACGCCGGACCCGGCCACCTTCTACGGCGGCGACGCGCGCGGCTACACGGACTACCCTGCGCTGGGCGCGTGA
- a CDS encoding cytochrome P450 has translation MSSVTASPSISPLLPPGPRGEPLLGNLRALRKDPLGFFPAQVREYGDVVRIRVGPAYVTLLAHPDHVRYVLQDNARNYNKQTRGFAVIRELLGQGLLTSEGDFWLRQRRLAQPAFHRQRLAGFARTMVDATEDLARAMEPRVASGQPFDVAEDLTHLTLRIAGLTLFGTDVGDESRAVGDALGRVQTFANSRLTQLIPLPRALPLPSHRRFARDAGTLDRVVRGIIERRRREGGEHHDLLQMLMEARDEDTGERMSDTQLRDEVMTLLLAGHETTASALAWTVMLLSRNPEARRNLEAELARELAGRTPTVEDLPKLTITRRVVDESLRLYPPAWIFSRAAISDDVVGGFRVPKGSYVLIVPWVLHRHPKLWEDPETFDPDRFLPEREKERPRFTFFPFGGGPRQCIGNQFALMELVLVLATLLQRVRFDLAPGYALAPAPAITLRPRPGVFVTATRP, from the coding sequence ATGTCCTCCGTCACCGCCTCCCCGTCCATCTCCCCGCTCCTGCCGCCCGGCCCACGCGGTGAGCCGCTGCTGGGCAACCTGCGCGCGCTGCGCAAGGACCCGCTCGGCTTCTTCCCCGCGCAGGTGCGTGAGTACGGCGACGTGGTGCGCATCCGCGTCGGCCCGGCGTACGTGACGCTGCTCGCCCACCCGGACCACGTGCGGTACGTGCTCCAGGACAACGCGCGCAACTACAACAAGCAGACGCGGGGCTTCGCGGTGATTCGCGAACTGCTCGGCCAGGGGCTGCTCACCAGCGAGGGCGACTTCTGGTTGCGCCAGCGCCGGCTGGCCCAGCCCGCCTTCCACCGCCAGCGGCTGGCGGGCTTCGCGCGCACCATGGTGGACGCGACGGAGGACCTCGCCCGAGCGATGGAGCCCCGTGTCGCCAGCGGCCAGCCCTTCGACGTGGCCGAGGACCTCACCCACCTGACGCTGCGCATCGCCGGCCTCACCCTCTTCGGCACCGACGTGGGCGACGAGTCGCGCGCGGTGGGCGATGCCCTGGGCCGGGTGCAGACGTTCGCCAACTCGCGCCTCACCCAGCTCATCCCGCTCCCGCGCGCCCTGCCCCTCCCCTCGCACCGGCGCTTCGCGCGGGACGCGGGCACGCTGGACCGCGTGGTGCGCGGCATCATCGAGCGTCGGCGCCGCGAGGGCGGCGAGCACCACGACCTCCTGCAGATGCTGATGGAGGCGCGCGACGAGGACACCGGCGAGCGCATGAGCGACACGCAGCTGCGCGATGAGGTCATGACGCTGCTGCTGGCCGGGCACGAGACGACGGCCAGTGCCCTTGCGTGGACGGTGATGCTCCTGTCCCGCAACCCCGAGGCGAGGCGCAACCTGGAGGCGGAGCTGGCCCGCGAGCTGGCCGGCCGCACGCCCACCGTGGAGGACCTGCCGAAGCTCACGATCACCCGCCGCGTGGTGGACGAGTCGCTGCGCCTCTACCCGCCCGCCTGGATTTTCTCCCGCGCCGCAATCAGCGACGACGTCGTGGGCGGCTTCCGCGTCCCCAAAGGCTCCTACGTGCTCATCGTCCCGTGGGTGCTGCACCGCCACCCGAAGCTCTGGGAGGACCCGGAGACCTTCGACCCGGACCGCTTCCTTCCCGAGCGCGAGAAGGAGCGGCCCCGCTTCACCTTCTTCCCCTTCGGTGGCGGGCCGCGGCAGTGCATCGGCAACCAGTTCGCGTTGATGGAGCTGGTGCTGGTGCTGGCCACGCTGCTCCAGCGCGTCCGGTTCGATTTGGCCCCGGGCTACGCGCTGGCCCCGGCGCCCGCGATTACCCTCCGCCCCAGGCCCGGCGTCTTCGTGACGGCCACCCGGCCCTGA
- a CDS encoding TonB family protein: MPLDTSSRTRRLALVTLLALAVAPMALAAAGSPRLEAFFQNELKSADYQQKVYSRVAGKWRQPGAKGTPIPGRKTVVQAVIGRDGKLVSAVVSMESGSKAWDAAALAAVKKASPFPPLPASYTLPTLDAHFHVAWVAGP, translated from the coding sequence ATGCCCCTGGATACCTCTTCGCGCACCCGACGCCTGGCCCTCGTGACGCTGCTCGCGCTGGCCGTGGCCCCCATGGCCCTGGCCGCCGCCGGCAGCCCCCGGCTGGAGGCCTTCTTCCAGAACGAGCTGAAGAGCGCGGACTACCAGCAGAAGGTCTACTCCCGCGTCGCGGGGAAGTGGCGGCAGCCGGGGGCGAAGGGCACACCGATTCCAGGTAGGAAGACGGTGGTACAGGCGGTGATTGGACGGGACGGGAAGCTGGTGTCCGCCGTGGTGTCCATGGAGTCGGGCTCCAAGGCGTGGGACGCCGCCGCGCTGGCGGCCGTGAAGAAGGCCTCGCCCTTCCCGCCGCTCCCCGCCAGCTACACGTTGCCCACGCTGGATGCCCACTTCCACGTGGCCTGGGTGGCCGGGCCGTAG
- the deoD gene encoding purine-nucleoside phosphorylase has product MATPHISAAPGDFADVVLMPGDPLRARHISERFLEEARGVTSVRNMYGFTGTYKGRKISVMGHGMGIPSVSIYATELIKTYGARVLIRVGSCGALRTDVKLRDVIVATGAGTDSKVNRMRLLDHDFPAVPDFTLARRAVEAAERRGRSVRAGPVFSSDLFYHPQEQLNATLARMGILAVEMEVAGLYGIAAELGARALALLTVSDHLLTHEALSPQERQTSFDEMIELALDVAVAEPVPTP; this is encoded by the coding sequence ATGGCAACTCCTCATATCTCCGCCGCACCTGGTGACTTCGCCGACGTCGTGCTGATGCCCGGCGACCCCCTGCGCGCCCGTCACATCTCCGAGCGCTTCCTGGAGGAGGCCCGTGGGGTCACCTCCGTGCGCAACATGTATGGCTTCACCGGCACCTATAAGGGCCGGAAGATCTCGGTGATGGGGCACGGCATGGGCATTCCCTCCGTCTCCATCTACGCCACCGAGCTCATCAAGACGTACGGTGCGCGCGTCCTCATCCGCGTGGGCAGCTGCGGCGCCCTGCGCACGGACGTGAAGCTGCGGGACGTCATCGTGGCCACCGGCGCCGGCACCGACTCCAAGGTGAACCGGATGCGGCTGTTGGATCATGACTTCCCGGCGGTGCCGGACTTCACCCTCGCGCGGCGCGCGGTGGAGGCCGCCGAGCGGCGCGGCCGTTCCGTGCGCGCCGGCCCCGTCTTCTCCTCGGACCTCTTCTACCACCCGCAGGAGCAGCTCAACGCCACGTTGGCGCGCATGGGCATCCTGGCCGTGGAGATGGAGGTCGCCGGGCTCTACGGCATCGCCGCCGAGCTGGGCGCTCGCGCGCTCGCGCTGCTCACCGTGTCCGACCACCTGCTGACGCACGAGGCGCTCAGCCCGCAGGAGCGGCAGACCTCGTTCGACGAGATGATCGAGCTGGCGCTGGACGTCGCGGTCGCCGAGCCGGTGCCCACGCCGTAG
- a CDS encoding penicillin-insensitive murein endopeptidase, giving the protein MRPEVSDAARSEAPPTPALTPAPAAGSAPVADAVTAPVEGDCALSAEDAEGEDDEAEVAEGDAGDSGESTEAMASGNVPLGPVYSADISDEDLAKKWKDEIASLGSMAVGFVHSGRLVNAKRFPQGPEWIVVSPEVAWATEETVNYLTEAIREVRARFPEAPQLRVNGISNKDGGYLRPHKSHQNGRDVDVGFYYPTVDPIREREREKYINVPLNWAFLRALVTKTDVQMVLVDRRVRQVIYNYAVSVGEDKAWLDSLFNDGPNGVIRHARRHRDHFHIRFHNPRAQELGRRVQPLLALQPEHNVTTHRIRNGDTLGGIALRYGSTVSMIKKANRMRNNFLRAGQRLAVPLRGPCTHCPVPPPFLLPPRRLPPEAPAPALVAAKAPSADCAKPAPVPAAAPTVAKAAAEGAATAPVVANTAVAPAATVANTAVAPAATVANTSVAPAASVATTSVVSAAEPTVVKSPGAPVAEPTVVKAAVAPAVASESVAKVPAEGAVSPAAAPAAAKESAAPAVVHAVAKEPVAPAVAPDMVKESAGGASVGISHAR; this is encoded by the coding sequence GTGCGTCCCGAGGTCTCGGACGCGGCGCGCTCCGAGGCGCCGCCGACTCCGGCCCTGACACCGGCCCCGGCTGCGGGGAGTGCTCCCGTCGCGGACGCGGTGACGGCTCCCGTCGAGGGAGACTGCGCGCTCTCCGCCGAGGACGCGGAGGGCGAGGACGACGAGGCCGAAGTCGCTGAAGGTGACGCGGGCGATAGCGGCGAGTCCACGGAGGCGATGGCCTCGGGCAACGTGCCGCTGGGGCCGGTGTACTCGGCGGACATCTCCGACGAGGACCTGGCGAAGAAGTGGAAGGACGAGATTGCGTCGCTCGGGTCCATGGCGGTGGGCTTCGTGCACAGCGGCCGGCTGGTGAACGCGAAGCGCTTCCCGCAGGGGCCGGAGTGGATTGTCGTCTCCCCCGAAGTGGCCTGGGCCACCGAGGAGACGGTCAACTACCTGACCGAGGCCATCCGCGAGGTGCGGGCCCGCTTCCCCGAGGCGCCGCAGCTGCGCGTCAACGGCATCAGCAACAAGGACGGCGGCTACCTGCGCCCCCACAAGAGCCACCAGAACGGCCGGGACGTGGACGTCGGCTTCTACTACCCGACGGTGGACCCCATCCGCGAGCGCGAGCGCGAGAAGTACATCAACGTGCCGCTGAACTGGGCCTTCCTCCGCGCGCTCGTCACCAAGACGGACGTGCAGATGGTCCTGGTGGACCGCCGCGTGCGGCAGGTCATCTACAACTACGCGGTGTCCGTCGGTGAGGACAAGGCGTGGCTGGACTCGCTGTTCAACGACGGCCCCAACGGCGTCATCCGGCACGCGCGCCGGCACCGTGACCACTTCCACATCCGCTTCCACAACCCGCGCGCCCAGGAGCTGGGCCGCCGCGTGCAGCCGCTGCTGGCGCTCCAGCCCGAGCACAACGTGACGACGCACCGGATTCGCAACGGCGACACGCTCGGCGGCATCGCGCTGCGGTACGGGTCGACGGTGTCGATGATCAAGAAGGCCAACCGGATGCGGAACAACTTCCTGCGCGCCGGACAGCGGCTGGCCGTGCCGCTGCGCGGGCCCTGCACACACTGCCCCGTGCCTCCGCCGTTCCTGCTGCCCCCGCGCCGGCTCCCGCCCGAGGCTCCGGCCCCCGCGCTGGTCGCCGCCAAGGCTCCCTCGGCCGATTGCGCGAAGCCCGCGCCGGTTCCGGCTGCCGCTCCGACGGTGGCGAAGGCTGCCGCCGAGGGCGCGGCCACCGCGCCCGTCGTGGCGAACACGGCCGTTGCTCCCGCTGCCACCGTGGCGAACACGGCCGTTGCTCCCGCGGCTACCGTGGCGAATACGTCCGTTGCGCCCGCTGCCTCTGTTGCGACCACGTCCGTTGTGTCCGCTGCCGAGCCCACCGTGGTGAAGTCGCCCGGTGCGCCCGTTGCTGAGCCCACCGTGGTGAAGGCTGCTGTCGCGCCCGCCGTGGCGAGCGAGTCGGTGGCGAAGGTGCCCGCCGAGGGCGCTGTCTCGCCCGCCGCCGCTCCCGCCGCCGCGAAGGAGTCCGCCGCGCCCGCCGTGGTTCACGCCGTGGCGAAGGAGCCCGTCGCGCCCGCCGTCGCTCCGGACATGGTCAAGGAGTCCGCGGGCGGTGCCTCTGTCGGCATCTCGCACGCGCGCTGA